The Deltaproteobacteria bacterium DNA segment CAAGAGCCTGACCCAAAGCTCTATCCCAGATGATATTGGCGGTTACACCGAACGCTCTACCAATATTAAACAAGCAGGTATAGAACTCATACTCCCGAACACCATAATACCACTGAATACAACCGGAATGTGCATCAACATTTGGCCATGGATTCTTTGCCTTTCCCTGCTCCGTTAAAATGTCAGGAACTACCTCGAACAACCCGCTTACATACTTGAATGTCAAATCATCAGGCAGATGCTTCAAAGCAAATTCTCTCTGAGCCATATATCTGGGATCAGTCTTTCTCAAAACCGCATGACCGTACCCAGGAATAACCTGACCGGAATTCAACAGGTCCCAGCAGAATTTCTTCAATAATTCCGGAGTAGGTTCCTGATAATCCAATTTTTCCATCATGCCCTGTATCCACTTCAATGTCTCCTGATTTGCCAAACCATGCAATGGACCAGCCAGACCATCGATCATAGCAGAAACTGAATAATAGATATCCGCCAATCCGCTGGCAACCAAGTGACCGGTATGGGCAGAAACATTTCCACTCTCATGGTCAGAGTGCAACAGGAAATACATCCTGGCTACATCGTCATAAGGCTCGGGAATACCCATCATATAAGCAAAGTTTGAACCGAAATCTAAGTCTGGATCTGGTTCAATAGGTGTGTCATTCCTATATTTCATTCTGTAGATATAAGCGCCAATAGTAGCCATCTTGGGTAATAGATCCATAACATCTTCATACATTGGATCCCAGGCCGTCATCTTTCCCAATTTGCCTTCATCATAAGTCTTGAAGAACTTAGATTCTCTCTGCATAGCAACTACTGCCGCAGAGAACATAGACATTGCTCGAGTATCCCTCGGAAATGCTCTCAAAATATCAATCACATACTGAGGAAGCTCATATCTTTTGCTCCAGTCTGCCCGTATATCGGCAACATCTTCTTCTGTCGGCATATCTCCTGTTAAAAGCAGATAAAAA contains these protein-coding regions:
- a CDS encoding citrate (Si)-synthase, which encodes MALKEVLAKKIDEWRPRIVKLLKEHGNDKVDEVTIKQMYGGMRGIKSLVTDISYLDPMEGIRFRGYTIPECLEKLPKPAGKDMPYDEGHFYLLLTGDMPTEEDVADIRADWSKRYELPQYVIDILRAFPRDTRAMSMFSAAVVAMQRESKFFKTYDEGKLGKMTAWDPMYEDVMDLLPKMATIGAYIYRMKYRNDTPIEPDPDLDFGSNFAYMMGIPEPYDDVARMYFLLHSDHESGNVSAHTGHLVASGLADIYYSVSAMIDGLAGPLHGLANQETLKWIQGMMEKLDYQEPTPELLKKFCWDLLNSGQVIPGYGHAVLRKTDPRYMAQREFALKHLPDDLTFKYVSGLFEVVPDILTEQGKAKNPWPNVDAHSGCIQWYYGVREYEFYTCLFNIGRAFGVTANIIWDRALGQALERPKSLTTDMLEKIAGIK